Genomic segment of Dongia rigui:
CGATGCCGCCCGAGGGCTCCTTCTTGTATTTGGGCATCGTGCCCATGAAGCGCTTCTGGCAGAACGCCAAGGCCGAAACCCACATATGCGCGAAATCGTCACCGACAATGAATTCCGGGCTTTCCGGGCCGTAAGGGTCGACACGCACCTTGTTGAGCTCGGTCTGCACCTTGAACGGCATGGCGCCGCCCTGGACGCCACCGAAATGGAAGTCGGGCTTGTAATAGATGCCCCACAGCTTGTCGGTGATGAGCGAGCCGTCCTCGTCGGAATAGAGCGGCGCGTCGGTGTCGACATGGATCACCGGCGGCAGCTTGCCGTCATTGGTCTTCTGCAGATCCGGATCGACGCCAAGGGTCCCTTCCTGCAGCGACCAATAGACCCACATCGGCACGTTCTCGTGCATCTTGCCGTCCTTGCCCTTGATCGAAATGGCATCGGGCAGGTCCAGCATTTTCCAGACCGAGCGCACCCAGGGTCCCATGCCGGCGATGACATAGTCGCACTTGATATCGCCCTGGTTGGTCTCGACCGCGGTGACGGCGCCCTTGCCGTCGCGTTTCAGGCCCTTCACCTCGACGCCGGTCACGATGCGCACACCCTCGGCCTCGGCTTTTTTGGCGAGGCCGTACATAGCCGCGGTGTTGTTGGCATAGCCGCCCTTCTTCTCGTGGAGGACCGAGGTGATGCCCTTGGCCTGCCAATCGTCGAAGATGCCCTTCATATAGGTCATGCAATCCTTCTCGCCCTCGATGAAGGTCGAGGTGTAGCCGATCTCCTTCTGCTGCGCGTAGATCGAGGCCACGTCCTGGTGCATCACTTCCGGGCTGATCTGCATATAGCCGACGGGATGATAGGAGAAGGCTTCCGGGTCGCTTTCCCAGACACTGACCGAATGCGCCATCAAGCGGCGCATCGCCGGCTGGAAATAGTTGTTGCGCACGACCCCGCAGGCAATGCCCGAAGCGCCGGCCGCAATCGCCGTCTTGTCGATGATGAGCACATCCGCCCCCGACCCCTTGCCGCTCTTGCGCA
This window contains:
- a CDS encoding NAD(P)/FAD-dependent oxidoreductase; the encoded protein is MALPAHVKYVVIGAGIHGLSSAWHLAENLRKSGKGSGADVLIIDKTAIAAGASGIACGVVRNNYFQPAMRRLMAHSVSVWESDPEAFSYHPVGYMQISPEVMHQDVASIYAQQKEIGYTSTFIEGEKDCMTYMKGIFDDWQAKGITSVLHEKKGGYANNTAAMYGLAKKAEAEGVRIVTGVEVKGLKRDGKGAVTAVETNQGDIKCDYVIAGMGPWVRSVWKMLDLPDAISIKGKDGKMHENVPMWVYWSLQEGTLGVDPDLQKTNDGKLPPVIHVDTDAPLYSDEDGSLITDKLWGIYYKPDFHFGGVQGGAMPFKVQTELNKVRVDPYGPESPEFIVGDDFAHMWVSALAFCQKRFMGTMPKYKKEPSGGIGCFTADSFPVFDKFAENVYVIADSNHGYKMIGVGKLVADDICGMGDELLRPFRFSRFAEGKLHPTSNSPFPWS